From one Mesoplodon densirostris isolate mMesDen1 chromosome 19, mMesDen1 primary haplotype, whole genome shotgun sequence genomic stretch:
- the APOE gene encoding apolipoprotein E: MKVLWVALVITLLAGCQAEVEPEPEPEVQLGQEWPGWQGSQPWEQALGRFWDYLRWVQTLSDQVQEELLSTQVMQELTVLMDETIKEVKAYREELEGQLGPMAQETQARVSKELQAAQARLASDMEDVRSRLAQYRSEVQAMMGQTTDELRGRLASHLRKLRKRLLRDAEDLQKRLAVYRAGALEGSERSVSAIRERLRPLVEQGRARAATVGTLASQTLRERAEAWHQKLRGRVEEMGTQARDHLEEMREQLEEVRVKMEEQGSQMRLQAEAFQARLRSWFEPLVEDMQRQWAELVEKVQLAMATSPTTAPSENH; this comes from the exons ATGAAAGTTCTGTGGGTCGCCTTGGTGATCACGCTCCTGGCAG GATGCCAGGCAGAAGTGGAGCCAGAGCCGGAGCCCGAGGTGCAGCTGGGGCAGGAGTGGCCCGGGTGGCAGGGCAGCCAGCCCTGGGAGCAGGCGCTGGGCCGCTTCTGGGATTACCTGCGCTGGGTGCAGACATTGTCTGACCAGGTGCAGGAGGAACTGCTCAGCACCCAGGTCATGCAGGAACTGAC GGTGCTGATGGATGAGACCATAAAGGAAGTGAAGGCCTATAGGGAGGAGCtggaggggcagctgggcccCATGGCCCAGGAGACGCAGGCCCGTGTGTCCAAGGAACTGCAGGCAGCGCAGGCCCGGCTGGCCTCTGACATGGAGGACGTGCGCAGCCGCCTGGCGCAGTACCGCAGCGAGGTGCAGGCCATGATGGGCCAGACCACCGACGAGCTGCGTGGCCGCCTGGCCTCCCACCTGCGCAAGCTGCGCAAACGGCTGCTCCGCGACGCCGAGGACCTGCAGAAGCGCCTGGCCGTGTACCGCGCGGGGGCGCTCGAGGGCTCAGAGCGCAGCGTGAGCGCCATCCGCGAGCGCCTCAGGCCCCTGGTGGAGCAGGGCCGAGCGCGGGCCGCCACCGTGGGAACCCTGGCCAGCCAGACGCTGAGGGAGCGCGCCGAGGCCTGGCACCAGAAACTGCGCGGGCGGGTGGAGGAGATGGGCACCCAGGCCCGGGACCACCTGGAGGAGATGCGGGAGCAGCTGGAGGAGGTGCGCGTCAAGATGGAGGAGCAGGGCAGCCAGATGCGCCTGCAGGCGGAGGCCTTCCAGGCCCGCCTCAGGAGCTGGTTCGAGCCCCTGGTGGAAGACATGCAGCGCCAgtgggctgagctggtggagAAGGTGCAGTTGGCCATGGCCACCAGCCCCACCACTGCGCCCAGCGAGAATCACTGA
- the TOMM40 gene encoding mitochondrial import receptor subunit TOM40 homolog: MGNVLAASSPPAGPPPPPAPPLVGLPPPPPSPPGFTLPPIGGGLGAGAGAGRGSERTPGTAAASAGGTGDDRACGCLPNPGTFEECHRKCKELFPIQMEGVKLTVNKGLSNHFQVNHTVALSTIGESNYHFGVTYVGTKQLSPTEAFPVLVGDMDNSGSLSAQVIHQLGPGLRSKVAIQTQQSKFVNWQVDGEYRGSDFTAAVTLGNPDVLVGSGILVAHYLQSITPCLALGGELVYHRRPGEEGTVMSLAGKYTLNNWLATVTLGQAGMHATYYHKASDQLQVGVEFEASTRMQDTSVSFGYQLDLPKANLLFKGSVDSNWIVGATLEKKLPPLPLTLALGAFLNHRKNKFQCGFGLTIG, from the exons ATGGGGAACGTGTTGGCCGCTAGCTCGCCGCCCGcagggccgccgccgccgcctgcgccTCCCCTCGTGGGACTGCCACCGCCTCCGCCCTCTCCTCCGGGCTTCACGCTGCCGCCGATCGGGGGCGGCCTGGGTGCTGGAGCTGGCGCAGGTCGAGGTTCCGAACGGACGCCGGGGACTGCGGCCGCCAGCGCTGGAGGGACCGGGGATGATAGGGCCTGCGGCTGCCTGCCCAATCCGGGCACGTTCGAGGAGTGCCACCGGAAGTGCAAGG AGCTGTTTCCTATTCAGATGGAAGGTGTCAAGCTCACAGTCAACAAAGGGTTGAGTAATCATTTCCAG gTGAACCACACAGTAGCCCTCAGCACAATCGGGGAGTCCAACTACCACTTCGGGGTCACGTATGTGGGGACAAAGCAGCTGAGTCCAACAGAG GCCTTCCCCGTGCTGGTGGGTGACATGGACAACAGCGGCAGCCTCAGTGCTCAGGTCATTCACCAGCTGGGCCCCGGCCTCCGGTCCAAGGTGGCCATCCAG acCCAGCAGTCAAAGTTTGTGAACTGGCAGGTGGACGGGGAGTACCGGGGTTCCGACTTCACAGCGGCTGTCACCCTGGGGAACCCAGACGTCCTGGTGGGTTCAG GAATCCTCGTGGCCCACTACCTCCAGAGCATCACGCCGTGTCTGGCCCTGGGCGGAGAGCTGGTCTACCACCGGCGGCCTGGGGAGGAGGGCACTGTTATGTCCCTAGCTGGGAAATACACAT TGAACAACTGGTTGGCGACAGTCACGTTGGGTCAGGCGGGCATGCATGCAACATACTACCACAAAGCCAGTGACCAG CTGCAGGTGGGTGTGGAGTTCGAGGCCAGCACAAGGATGCAGGACACAAGTGTCTCCTTCGGGTACCAGCTGGATCTGCCCAAGGCCAACCTCCTCTTCAAAG GTTCCGTGGACAGCAACTGGATCGTGGGCGCCACGCTGGAGAAGaagctcccacccctgcccctgacGCTGGCCCTTGGGGCCTTCCTGAATCACCGAAAGAACAAGTTCCAGTGTGGCTTTGGCCTCACCATTGGCTGA